The Serratia rhizosphaerae genome has a segment encoding these proteins:
- the lpxP gene encoding kdo(2)-lipid IV(A) palmitoleoyltransferase → MKRPQEFQRALLHPRYWLTWFGLAVLFLLVQLPYPLLHKLGVWMGRTSMRFLKRRVTITRRNLELCFPDMDAAQRERKVVSNFESLGMGLLETGIAWFWSDKRVKRWFNVSGINHLKMAQQNGRGVLVIGVHFMSLELGGRAMGLCQPMMAMYRPHNNKAMEWAQTKGRMRSNKAMLDRKNLRGMVQALKGGEAVWFAPDQDYGPRGSVFAPLFAVDQAATTSGTFMLARMAQPALVPVVLIRRENGAGYDLLIQPALENYPLTDEMAAAAYMNKVVEKEIMRAPEQYMWLHRRFKTRPTGAPSLY, encoded by the coding sequence ATGAAACGTCCGCAAGAATTCCAACGTGCCCTGCTGCACCCCCGCTATTGGCTGACCTGGTTTGGCCTGGCGGTGCTGTTTCTGCTGGTACAGCTGCCCTACCCGCTGCTGCATAAGCTTGGCGTGTGGATGGGCCGCACCTCAATGCGCTTTTTGAAGCGCCGCGTCACCATCACCCGCCGCAACCTGGAACTGTGCTTCCCGGATATGGATGCCGCCCAACGCGAGCGCAAGGTGGTCAGCAATTTTGAATCCCTCGGCATGGGGCTGCTGGAAACCGGCATCGCCTGGTTCTGGTCAGATAAACGCGTCAAACGCTGGTTTAACGTCTCCGGCATCAATCACCTGAAAATGGCGCAGCAGAACGGCCGCGGCGTACTGGTGATTGGCGTGCACTTTATGTCGCTGGAACTGGGCGGCCGGGCGATGGGCCTGTGCCAGCCGATGATGGCGATGTACCGTCCGCACAATAACAAGGCGATGGAGTGGGCGCAGACCAAAGGCCGTATGCGCTCCAATAAGGCGATGCTCGACCGTAAGAACCTGCGCGGCATGGTGCAGGCGCTGAAAGGCGGCGAAGCGGTGTGGTTCGCGCCCGACCAGGATTACGGCCCGCGCGGCAGCGTATTTGCACCGCTGTTCGCCGTCGATCAGGCTGCGACCACCAGCGGCACCTTTATGCTGGCGCGCATGGCGCAGCCGGCGCTGGTGCCGGTAGTGCTGATTCGTCGAGAAAATGGCGCCGGCTACGATCTGCTGATCCAGCCGGCGTTGGAAAACTATCCGCTTACCGACGAAATGGCCGCCGCCGCTTATATGAATAAAGTGGTGGAAAAAGAGATTATGCGCGCGCCGGAACAGTATATGTGGCTGCACCGCCGCTTTAAGACCCGTCCAACAGGCGCGCCTTCACTGTACTAG
- a CDS encoding LysR family transcriptional regulator has product MDVRTLRYFVEVVRQQSFTRAAEKLFVTQPTISKMLRHLEDELECTLLIREGRKLHLTDSGQAVYQRGVAILDEFRQLEAELEDISAVKKGVLRLGIPPMVGRQIADLIRHFRHAYPGIELRISELGGLSGEQRVLAGELDLAMTVYSPDTDRQLTFLPLLTHPMSVVVPRNAHWQQRSHISIHELAEWPILIYNEDFALYKMLMAAFRRAELEPRIAVRSGQWDFLASMVQAGVGIAALPEPVCQWLDEESLLWLPLEPLMEWKVGLIWRQDSYLSHSAQAWIACCRDHLSTMK; this is encoded by the coding sequence GTGGATGTTCGTACCCTACGCTACTTTGTCGAAGTCGTGCGTCAGCAAAGCTTTACCCGCGCGGCGGAAAAACTGTTCGTCACCCAGCCGACCATCAGCAAGATGCTGCGCCATCTGGAGGATGAACTGGAGTGCACCCTGCTGATCCGCGAGGGGCGCAAGCTGCACCTGACGGACAGCGGCCAGGCGGTCTATCAGCGCGGCGTGGCGATCCTCGACGAATTCCGCCAGCTGGAGGCCGAGCTGGAAGACATCAGCGCGGTAAAAAAAGGCGTGCTGCGGCTGGGCATCCCGCCGATGGTCGGCCGGCAAATCGCCGATCTCATCCGCCACTTTCGCCACGCCTATCCCGGTATTGAACTACGCATCTCCGAGCTGGGCGGTCTGTCCGGCGAACAGCGGGTGCTGGCGGGCGAACTGGACTTGGCGATGACGGTCTACTCGCCCGATACCGACCGGCAGCTGACCTTTCTGCCGCTGCTGACCCACCCGATGTCCGTTGTGGTGCCGCGCAATGCGCACTGGCAACAGCGGAGCCACATCAGCATTCATGAGCTGGCCGAATGGCCGATACTGATTTATAACGAAGATTTCGCGTTGTACAAGATGCTGATGGCAGCCTTCCGCCGCGCCGAACTGGAGCCGCGCATCGCGGTGCGCAGCGGCCAGTGGGATTTTCTGGCCTCAATGGTGCAGGCCGGCGTCGGCATCGCCGCCCTGCCGGAGCCGGTCTGTCAGTGGCTGGATGAGGAAAGCCTGCTCTGGCTGCCGCTGGAACCGCTGATGGAGTGGAAGGTCGGGCTGATCTGGCGTCAGGACAGTTACCTGTCCCACAGCGCTCAGGCCTGGATCGCCTGCTGCCGCGACCATCTGTCGACAATGAAATAA
- a CDS encoding YhdT family protein: MEKRFIQAHREARWALGLTLFYVLAWALAAYLPDSRIGVTGLPHWFEMACLLVPLLFIILCWLMVRVIFRDIPLEDHDEN, encoded by the coding sequence ATGGAAAAACGCTTTATTCAGGCTCACCGCGAAGCGCGCTGGGCGCTGGGTCTGACCCTCTTCTACGTGCTGGCCTGGGCGCTGGCCGCCTATCTGCCGGACAGCCGAATCGGCGTCACCGGCCTGCCGCACTGGTTCGAAATGGCCTGTTTGCTGGTTCCGCTGCTGTTCATCATCCTGTGCTGGCTGATGGTGCGCGTCATCTTCCGCGATATTCCGCTGGAGGACCACGATGAAAACTGA
- a CDS encoding LrgB family protein translates to MNDFILSLLCLAATLALYFANKRLYRRRRSLLLMPLVLTPMILVLLLVVTHISYRDYMGETHWLLWLLGPATIAFAVPVYENLHIIRRHWLSLSAGVATAVCVAVYSSVWLARLLTLPEEVQRSLAVRSITTPFALEAAKQMGGQPDLVALFVVITGVFGMAVGDILFLRLSVRSRLAKGAGLGASSHGAGTARAYEMGQEEGVVSSLVMMLAGIITVLAAPLIGLWMW, encoded by the coding sequence ATGAATGATTTTATCCTCAGCCTGCTCTGTCTGGCCGCTACGCTGGCGCTCTATTTTGCCAATAAGCGGCTCTATCGTCGTCGCCGCAGTCTGTTGCTGATGCCGCTGGTGCTGACGCCGATGATTCTGGTGCTGTTGCTGGTGGTGACGCATATCTCCTATCGGGACTATATGGGGGAGACCCACTGGCTGCTGTGGCTGCTCGGGCCGGCGACCATTGCCTTTGCGGTGCCGGTGTATGAGAACCTGCATATTATCCGCCGTCACTGGCTGTCGCTCAGCGCCGGAGTGGCCACTGCAGTATGTGTGGCGGTGTACAGCTCGGTCTGGCTGGCGCGGCTGCTGACGCTGCCTGAAGAGGTACAGCGCAGCCTGGCGGTGCGTTCGATCACCACGCCGTTCGCGCTGGAGGCGGCGAAGCAGATGGGCGGCCAGCCGGATCTGGTGGCGCTGTTTGTGGTGATCACCGGGGTGTTCGGCATGGCGGTGGGGGATATTCTGTTTTTGCGCCTGTCGGTGCGCAGCCGTCTGGCGAAGGGGGCCGGCCTGGGGGCGTCGTCGCACGGCGCTGGCACCGCGCGCGCCTATGAAATGGGGCAGGAAGAGGGCGTGGTCTCCAGCCTGGTGATGATGCTGGCCGGCATTATCACCGTGCTGGCCGCGCCGCTGATTGGCCTGTGGATGTGGTAG
- a CDS encoding carbonic anhydrase: MKSRLLIIAMLVSSFSVTAVEHTHWSYDGDEGPDHWGKLTQDFSLCSTGKNQSPVNIQSALKTHHGKLNLTFQPGKQQIANNGHSIQINVSEGNTLTLDNTTYTLQQFHFHSPSENEIDGKRFPLEAHFVYQDNGGALAVLALMFNQGAANTQLAQAWKQMPTDVGKTAALFPPMDIKALLPKKFNYFRFSGSLTTPPCSEGVIWMVLNKPATASAQQISQFTSVIHHTNNRPIQPLNGRIIID, from the coding sequence ATGAAAAGTAGATTACTGATTATCGCCATGCTGGTAAGCAGCTTCTCGGTCACTGCGGTGGAACATACGCATTGGAGTTACGACGGCGATGAAGGCCCGGACCACTGGGGTAAACTCACGCAGGATTTCTCGCTGTGCAGTACCGGAAAAAACCAATCGCCTGTCAATATTCAAAGCGCGCTGAAAACCCACCATGGTAAATTAAATCTTACTTTCCAACCCGGCAAACAGCAGATCGCCAACAACGGCCACAGCATTCAAATCAATGTCAGCGAAGGGAATACGTTGACGTTGGACAACACGACCTACACGCTGCAGCAGTTCCACTTCCACTCACCGAGTGAAAACGAGATCGACGGTAAACGCTTCCCACTGGAAGCACATTTTGTCTATCAAGATAACGGCGGTGCCTTGGCGGTATTAGCATTAATGTTTAACCAGGGAGCCGCCAATACGCAGTTAGCACAGGCCTGGAAACAAATGCCTACCGATGTGGGCAAAACGGCCGCGCTGTTTCCCCCGATGGATATCAAAGCCTTGCTGCCGAAAAAATTTAACTATTTTCGCTTTAGCGGATCGCTGACCACACCACCGTGCTCCGAAGGTGTCATTTGGATGGTGCTGAATAAACCGGCCACCGCCTCTGCGCAACAAATCTCTCAATTCACCTCCGTGATTCACCACACTAACAATCGCCCTATACAGCCACTGAATGGCCGTATCATCATCGATTAG
- the dusB gene encoding tRNA dihydrouridine synthase DusB, with protein sequence MRIGHHQLTNCLIAAPMAGITDRPFRTLCHAMGAGMAVSEMLSSNPEVWRTDKSRLRMVHSDEPGIRSVQIAGSVPDDMAAAAQINVAGGAQIIDINMGCPAKKVNRKLAGSALLQHPDLVKQILLAVVNAVDVPVTLKIRTGWAPEHRNCVEIAQLAEDCGIQALTIHGRTRACLFNGDAEYDSIRAVKQNVSIPIIANGDITDPHKARAVLDYTGADALMIGRAAQGRPWIFREIQHYLDTGELLPPLPLGEVKRLLIGHIRELHGFYGQGKGFRIARKHVSWYLQEHAPNDQFRRTFNAIEDASEQLEALEAYFENLA encoded by the coding sequence ATGCGCATTGGACACCACCAGTTAACAAATTGCCTGATTGCGGCCCCGATGGCCGGCATTACAGATCGCCCATTCAGAACCTTGTGTCATGCAATGGGGGCTGGGATGGCTGTATCCGAAATGCTCTCCTCCAATCCGGAGGTGTGGCGGACGGATAAGTCGCGTCTGCGCATGGTTCATAGCGATGAACCTGGGATTCGCTCCGTGCAAATCGCCGGCAGCGTTCCGGATGATATGGCCGCCGCCGCGCAGATTAACGTCGCCGGTGGTGCACAGATCATCGACATCAATATGGGTTGCCCGGCTAAAAAGGTGAACCGGAAACTTGCAGGGTCTGCCTTGCTGCAGCACCCGGATCTGGTTAAACAGATCCTCCTGGCGGTGGTTAACGCCGTGGATGTGCCGGTGACGCTGAAAATCCGTACCGGCTGGGCGCCGGAACACCGTAACTGTGTAGAGATTGCCCAATTGGCCGAAGACTGTGGTATTCAGGCCCTGACGATTCATGGCCGAACCCGCGCCTGCCTGTTTAACGGCGACGCGGAATACGACAGCATTCGGGCAGTTAAGCAGAACGTTTCCATTCCGATTATTGCGAATGGGGATATTACTGACCCGCATAAAGCCAGAGCAGTGCTCGACTACACCGGGGCCGACGCCCTGATGATAGGCCGCGCTGCTCAGGGGAGACCCTGGATCTTCCGGGAAATCCAGCATTATCTGGACACAGGGGAGCTGCTGCCGCCGTTGCCGCTTGGCGAGGTGAAGCGCTTGTTGATCGGACATATTCGGGAATTGCACGGCTTTTACGGCCAAGGCAAGGGATTCCGGATTGCTCGAAAGCACGTATCCTGGTATCTCCAGGAGCATGCCCCAAATGACCAGTTTCGGCGCACATTCAACGCCATAGAGGATGCCAGCGAACAGCTGGAGGCGTTGGAGGCATATTTCGAAAATCTAGCGTAA
- the prmA gene encoding 50S ribosomal protein L11 methyltransferase, whose product MPWIQLKLNTTGNQAEALSDALVESGAVSVTFQDTHDNPVFEPLPGETLLWGDTDVIGLYDAQTDMTAVVAMLEHHPLLGAGFRHKIEQLEDKDWEREWMDNFHPMRFGERLWICPSWRDVPDPDAVNVMLDPGLAFGTGTHPTTSLCLQWLDGLDLAGKTVIDFGCGSGILAIAALKLGAARAIGIDIDPQAIQASRDNAERNGVSERLELYLPQDQPAELQADVVVANILAGPLRELAPLISCLPKSGGYLGLSGVLATQAQSVAEAYQDIFELDPVAEREEWCRITGRRK is encoded by the coding sequence ATGCCTTGGATCCAACTAAAACTGAACACCACCGGCAACCAGGCGGAAGCGCTGAGCGATGCGCTGGTTGAAAGCGGCGCGGTCTCGGTGACCTTTCAGGACACCCACGACAACCCGGTGTTCGAGCCGCTGCCCGGCGAAACCCTGCTGTGGGGCGACACCGACGTTATCGGCCTGTACGACGCCCAAACCGATATGACCGCAGTGGTCGCCATGCTGGAGCATCACCCGCTGCTGGGCGCCGGTTTCCGCCATAAGATCGAACAGTTGGAAGATAAAGACTGGGAGCGCGAGTGGATGGATAACTTCCATCCGATGCGTTTTGGCGAACGCCTGTGGATCTGCCCAAGCTGGCGCGACGTGCCCGACCCGGACGCGGTCAATGTCATGCTGGACCCGGGCCTGGCCTTCGGCACCGGCACGCACCCGACCACCTCGCTGTGTCTGCAGTGGCTCGACGGCCTCGATCTGGCCGGCAAAACCGTGATTGATTTCGGCTGCGGTTCCGGCATTCTGGCGATTGCCGCGCTGAAACTCGGCGCGGCGCGCGCCATCGGCATCGATATCGACCCGCAGGCGATTCAGGCTAGCCGCGACAACGCGGAGCGTAACGGCGTCTCTGAGCGTCTGGAACTGTATCTGCCCCAAGACCAGCCGGCTGAGCTGCAGGCCGACGTGGTGGTCGCCAATATTCTGGCCGGCCCGCTACGCGAACTGGCGCCGCTGATTAGCTGCCTGCCGAAATCCGGCGGGTATCTCGGCCTGTCCGGCGTACTGGCCACCCAGGCGCAGAGCGTGGCGGAAGCCTATCAGGATATCTTCGAACTCGATCCGGTCGCCGAACGGGAAGAGTGGTGCCGTATCACCGGCCGACGTAAATAA
- the fis gene encoding DNA-binding transcriptional regulator Fis gives MFEQRVNSDVLTVSTVNSQDQVTQKPLRDSVKQALKNYFAQLNGQDVNDLYELVLAEVEQPLLDMVMQYTRGNQTRAALMMGINRGTLRKKLKKYGMN, from the coding sequence ATGTTCGAACAACGCGTAAATTCTGACGTACTGACCGTTTCTACCGTAAACTCACAGGATCAAGTGACTCAAAAGCCTCTGCGTGACTCGGTTAAACAAGCACTGAAGAACTATTTTGCTCAACTGAACGGTCAAGATGTGAATGACCTGTATGAGCTGGTACTGGCTGAAGTTGAACAGCCACTGTTGGACATGGTGATGCAATACACCCGTGGCAACCAGACCCGTGCAGCCCTGATGATGGGCATCAACCGCGGTACGCTGCGCAAGAAACTGAAAAAATACGGCATGAACTGA
- a CDS encoding Na+/H+ antiporter, producing MEIFFTILILILVVSLSGVVTRMLPFQVPLPLMQIAIGALLAWPHFGLHVDFDPELFLVLFIPPLLFADGWKTPMREFIHHGREVLGLALVLVLITVVGVGYLIYLMVPGIPLVAAFALAAVLSPTDAVALSGIVGKGRIPKPIMGVLEGEALMNDASGLVSLKFAIAVAMGTMVFTVGGATLEFLKVAIGGLLAGVAVTWTYSKSLRVMSRWSGDDPATQIVFLLLLPFASYLIAEHIGVSGILAAVAAGMTISQSGVIRNAPLAMRLRANSVWAMLEFVFNGMVFIMLGLQLPGILETSMLQAELDPTIQTWYLFADVAIIYAALLLLRFTWLWLMKGASKRLLKKRPLQFGNYTTRELWVASFAGVRGAITLAGVLSIPLLLSDGSAFPARYQLVFIAAGVILLSLIVGVIALPLLLRGVQVADSSVSKGEERMAIAMAAEVAIESINKMEERLTADTEENIDPQVLKEVSSRVVGMLRRRVASKDDIENALELENLERRFRLTALRAERGELYHLRATQKISNETLQKLLHDLDLLEALLVEREG from the coding sequence ATGGAAATCTTTTTTACAATCCTCATTTTGATCCTGGTGGTCTCCCTGTCTGGGGTGGTGACGCGTATGTTGCCGTTCCAGGTGCCGCTCCCCTTAATGCAAATCGCCATCGGTGCGCTGTTGGCCTGGCCGCATTTCGGGCTGCACGTGGACTTCGATCCGGAACTGTTTTTAGTGCTGTTTATCCCGCCGCTGCTGTTTGCCGACGGCTGGAAAACGCCGATGCGCGAGTTTATTCATCATGGCCGCGAGGTGCTCGGGCTGGCGCTGGTGCTGGTGCTGATCACCGTGGTCGGCGTCGGTTACCTGATCTACCTGATGGTGCCGGGTATTCCGCTGGTGGCGGCGTTCGCGCTGGCGGCGGTGCTGTCGCCGACCGATGCCGTGGCGCTGTCCGGCATCGTCGGCAAAGGGCGTATCCCTAAACCGATTATGGGCGTGCTGGAGGGCGAGGCGCTGATGAACGACGCCTCCGGCCTGGTGTCGCTCAAGTTTGCCATTGCGGTGGCGATGGGCACCATGGTGTTCACCGTGGGCGGCGCGACGCTGGAGTTCCTCAAGGTGGCGATCGGCGGCCTGCTGGCCGGCGTGGCGGTAACCTGGACTTACAGTAAGTCGCTGCGCGTGATGAGCCGCTGGAGCGGCGACGACCCGGCGACGCAAATCGTCTTTTTACTGCTGCTGCCGTTCGCCTCTTACCTGATTGCCGAACATATCGGCGTATCGGGGATCCTGGCGGCGGTCGCCGCGGGGATGACTATCAGCCAGTCCGGCGTGATCCGCAATGCGCCGCTGGCGATGCGCCTGCGCGCCAACAGCGTCTGGGCGATGTTGGAATTCGTGTTTAACGGCATGGTGTTCATCATGTTGGGCCTACAGCTGCCGGGGATTCTGGAAACCTCGATGCTGCAGGCGGAGCTGGATCCGACGATTCAGACCTGGTACCTGTTCGCCGACGTGGCGATTATCTATGCCGCGCTGCTGCTGCTGCGCTTTACCTGGCTGTGGCTGATGAAGGGCGCCAGCAAACGACTGCTGAAAAAACGTCCGCTGCAGTTTGGCAACTACACCACGCGTGAGCTGTGGGTAGCGTCGTTTGCCGGGGTGCGCGGGGCGATTACGCTGGCCGGTGTGCTGTCGATTCCGCTGCTGCTCAGCGACGGCAGTGCCTTCCCGGCGCGTTATCAACTGGTGTTTATCGCCGCCGGGGTGATCCTGCTGTCGTTGATTGTCGGCGTTATTGCCCTGCCGCTGTTGCTGCGCGGCGTACAGGTGGCGGACTCGAGCGTCAGTAAGGGCGAAGAGCGGATGGCGATTGCGATGGCGGCGGAAGTGGCGATCGAGAGCATCAACAAAATGGAAGAGCGGCTGACGGCGGATACCGAGGAAAATATCGATCCGCAGGTGCTGAAAGAGGTCAGTTCGCGCGTGGTCGGCATGCTGCGCCGCCGGGTTGCCAGCAAAGACGATATTGAAAACGCGCTGGAGCTGGAAAACCTTGAGCGGCGCTTCCGCCTGACCGCGCTGCGCGCCGAACGCGGTGAGCTGTACCATCTGCGCGCGACGCAGAAAATCAGCAATGAGACGCTGCAAAAGCTGCTGCACGATCTCGACCTGCTGGAGGCGCTGCTGGTGGAGCGCGAGGGGTAA
- a CDS encoding CidA/LrgA family protein — MSLALRRAAPSLLARLQVPVQVVLYALLFLLAEQLVAHFHLPLPANIVGMLMLLALIVLRVLPLRWVQAGARWLLAEMLLFFVPAVVAVVNYAQLLMVEGWKIFLVIAVSTMLTLGATGLVVDRVYRFELWLQRRKRHE; from the coding sequence ATGTCCCTGGCGTTACGTCGTGCTGCGCCATCCCTGCTGGCCCGCCTGCAGGTTCCCGTTCAGGTTGTTTTATACGCGCTGCTGTTTTTGCTTGCCGAGCAGTTGGTGGCGCATTTCCATCTACCGTTGCCTGCCAATATTGTCGGTATGCTGATGCTGCTGGCGTTGATCGTGCTGCGCGTGCTGCCGCTGCGTTGGGTACAGGCCGGTGCGCGCTGGCTGCTGGCGGAGATGCTGCTGTTCTTCGTCCCGGCGGTGGTGGCGGTGGTTAACTACGCGCAACTGCTGATGGTGGAAGGCTGGAAGATTTTTCTGGTGATTGCCGTCAGCACTATGCTGACGCTGGGGGCCACCGGGCTGGTGGTGGACCGCGTCTATCGCTTCGAACTCTGGCTGCAGCGGCGCAAACGTCATGAATGA
- the panF gene encoding sodium/pantothenate symporter produces MKTEVIVPLVAYLLLVFGLSIYAYRRRQSGNFLSEYFLGNRSMGGFVLAMTLTATYISASSFIGGPGAAYKYGLGWVLLAMIQLPAVWLSLGVLGKKFAILARRYNAITLNDMLFARYQSRLLVWLASLSLLVAFLGAMTVQFIGGARLLETAAGVPYDSGLLIFGVSIALYTAFGGFRASVLNDAMQGLVMLLGTALLLAGVIHAAGGLHVAVDKLQQIDPALVSPQGGEQILSLPFMVSFWILVCFGVIGLPHTAVRCISYKDSKAVHRGIVLGTIVVALLMFGMHLAGALGRAVLPDLQVPDQVIPTLMVTVLPPYAAGIFLAAPMAAIMSTINAQLLQSSATIIKDLYLGVRPQQQQNETLIKRFSSLTTLVLGLLVLLAAWRPPEMIIWLNLLAFGGLEAVFLWPLVLGLYWQRANAQGALSSMAAGAVCYTLLASFNLQLAGLHPIVPALLVSLLAFYIGNLVGEKRRPASSLSS; encoded by the coding sequence ATGAAAACTGAAGTGATCGTACCGCTGGTCGCCTACCTGCTGCTGGTATTCGGCCTGTCGATATACGCCTATCGCCGCCGGCAGAGCGGTAACTTCCTCAGCGAATATTTTCTCGGCAACCGTTCGATGGGCGGCTTTGTGCTGGCGATGACCCTGACCGCCACTTACATCAGCGCCAGTTCGTTTATCGGCGGCCCCGGCGCCGCCTACAAATACGGCCTCGGCTGGGTGCTGCTGGCGATGATCCAGCTGCCGGCGGTATGGCTGTCGCTGGGCGTGCTCGGTAAAAAATTCGCCATCCTGGCGCGGCGCTACAACGCCATCACCCTCAACGATATGCTGTTCGCCCGTTATCAGAGCCGCCTGCTGGTGTGGCTGGCCAGCCTGAGCCTGTTGGTCGCCTTCCTCGGCGCCATGACGGTGCAGTTTATCGGCGGCGCCCGCCTGCTGGAAACCGCGGCGGGCGTACCGTACGACAGCGGCCTGCTGATTTTCGGCGTCAGTATCGCGCTGTACACCGCCTTCGGCGGTTTTCGCGCCAGCGTGCTGAATGACGCCATGCAGGGGCTGGTGATGCTGCTGGGCACCGCTTTGCTGCTGGCCGGCGTGATCCATGCCGCCGGCGGCCTGCACGTGGCCGTCGATAAACTGCAGCAGATCGACCCGGCGCTGGTGTCGCCACAGGGCGGCGAGCAGATCCTCAGCCTGCCCTTTATGGTGTCCTTCTGGATCCTGGTCTGCTTCGGCGTCATCGGCCTGCCGCACACCGCCGTACGCTGTATCTCCTATAAGGACAGCAAGGCGGTGCACCGCGGCATCGTGCTCGGCACCATCGTCGTGGCGCTGCTGATGTTCGGCATGCACCTGGCCGGCGCGCTGGGCCGCGCCGTACTGCCGGATCTCCAGGTGCCCGATCAGGTGATCCCGACGCTGATGGTCACCGTCTTGCCGCCGTACGCCGCCGGCATCTTCCTGGCCGCGCCGATGGCGGCCATTATGTCGACCATTAACGCGCAGCTGCTGCAGTCGTCCGCCACCATCATCAAGGATCTGTATCTTGGCGTCCGGCCGCAACAACAGCAGAACGAGACGCTGATCAAGCGTTTCTCCAGCCTGACTACGCTGGTGCTTGGGCTGCTGGTGCTGCTGGCCGCCTGGCGGCCGCCGGAAATGATCATCTGGCTGAATCTGCTGGCCTTCGGCGGTCTGGAGGCGGTATTCCTGTGGCCGCTGGTGCTGGGCCTGTACTGGCAGCGCGCCAATGCGCAGGGCGCCCTTAGCTCAATGGCGGCAGGTGCGGTATGCTATACGCTATTAGCCAGCTTCAATCTGCAGCTCGCGGGCCTGCACCCCATCGTGCCCGCGCTGCTGGTCAGTCTGCTGGCGTTTTACATTGGTAACCTGGTCGGCGAAAAACGCCGCCCGGCGTCATCTTTATCTTCTTAA